The window TGATCCGATCGTCCTCTGTTGCCGTTCGAGACCTTCAGGGCAGGCAGACAGAGCGCCAGTGGGTGTGGGTGGGTGTTGGTGGAGCGGAAAGACATCTCCTTCAACCACAGACTCCGTCAGACCGCCCGGCACTCCCCACAAGTCCCTCATCAGGGACGCAGAGGCACCCGCCGATCGTGGCCGACCAGGTCATGACCTTGGGTGGCTTACGCCCGACCGCAGACGGGCCGCAGACGCTGAGCCGAGACTCACCAGCAGCGACCTGGTGCGGCTTATGCCCAGCACACGACGGGTTGTAGACGCTTGGCCGAGAGCAAGTGTGTAGCGATCTGGTGCGACCTCGGGCGCGCTCGCCCGTGACTTCTTGATGTGTTGTTCGGGGGAGTTCTGCGAGCGGAGCCTCCTCGCACCTCTCTGACGGGCCCGTTCTCCCTGCGCACACCCCCCGGCCATCCTTCGGGGGCTTCCCGACAGTCTTTGGCATTCCGGTTCGGACCGGTCGGTCAAGGGTGGCCGCAGGCCATCGCGAAGCGACGCGAGCGCAGCGAGCGCCCTTGAGGGACCGGCCCGAACCGGAAGGACAGTGGACTGACGGGACGCCCCCAACCCCTCACACCCCCGCCCGAGCGGCCACCCCCCCTCACACCCCCGCCCCGCCCCCACCCCCGCCCCGCGGCGGCGTTCCGGCACAGACCGGGACACGTCGACGAAACAAATCTGCAATCCCTTGCGCAAGGTCTTGCAGGGGTTCGGCCTGGCACCTACCGTCGCTGCAATCCCCACCTCTTCCGCCAGGAGGCCCCCGCATGCCTGCCAGAGCTGTCAGCGCTGCAAGAACCGCCAGAGTCACAACCCTGTTCGCCGCCACCGCACTTGTCGCCGCGTCCTTCACCGTTCAGGCCCCCCGGGCGGTCGCCGCCACTCCCGGCGCCAAGGACGTCACCGCCGTGTTGTTCGAGTGGCGCTTCGACTCCGTCGCGCGGGCCTGCACCGATAGTCTGGGACCCGCCGGGTACGGGTACGTCCAGGTGTCGCCTCCGCAGGAGCACATCCAGGGCGACCAGTGGTGGTCCTCGTACCAGCCCGTCAGCTACAAGATCGCCGGGCGGCTCGGTGACCGGACTGCCTTCAAGGGGATGGTCGACACCTGTCACGCCGCCGGCGTGAAGGTGGTCGCCGACTCCGTCATCAACCACATGGCCGCCGCCGACGGCACCGGGACGGGCGGCTCTTCGTACACGAAGTACGGCTACCCCGGCCTCTACTCCGGCGCAGACATGGACGACTGTCGGGCGACGATCTCGAACTACCAGGACCGGGGCAACGTCCAGAACTGCGAGCTGGTGCAGCTCGCCGACCTCGACACCGGCGAGGACTACGTGCGCGGCCGGATCGCCGGCTACCTCAACGACCTGCTCTCCCTCGGCGTCGACGGCTTCCGGATCGACGCGGCCAAGCACATGCCGGCCGCCGACCTCGCCAACATCAAGTCCCGGCTGAGCAACCCTTCCGCCTACTGGAAGCAGGAGGCGATCTTCGGTGCGGGCGAGGCCGTGTCGCCGTCCGAGTACCTGGGCAACGGGGACGTGCAGGAGTTCCGCTACGCCCGCGATCTGAAGCGGGTCTTCCAGAGCGAGAACCTCGCCCACCTGAAGAACCTCGGCGAGGCGTGGGGGTACATGCCCTCCGGGCAGTCCGCCGTCTTCGTCGACAACCACGACACCGAGCGCGGCGGTGACACCCTCAGCTACAAGGACGGCTCCGCCTACACCCTCGCCAACGTCTTCATGCTGGCCTGGCCCTACGGATCGCCGGACGTGCACTCCGGCTACGAGTGGAGCCAGAAGGACGCCGGGCCGCCCAACGGCGGTTCGGTGAAAGCCTGTTACGCCGACGGCTGGAAGTGTCAGCACGCGTGGCGGGAGATCTCCTCCATGGTGGCCTTCCGCAACGCCGCGCGCGGCCAGTCCGTCACCGACTGGTGGGACAACGGCGGTGACCAGATCGCGTTCGGGCGCGGCGCCAAGGCGTACGTGGCGCTCAACCACGAGGGCTCGGCGCTGACCCGGACCTTCCAGACGTCCCTCCCGGCGGGCGGGTACTGCGACGTCCAGAGCGGGCGCACGGTCACGGTCGACTCCGCCGGCCGGTTCACGGCCACCCTCGGCGCCGGCAGCGCGGTGGCCCTGCACGTGAACGCCCGCACCTGCGCCGGCGGCACCACCCCGCCGCCCGCGGCGGAGGCCGGGGCCTCGTTCGGGGTGAACGCCTCCACGGTCCTCGGCCAGAACATCCACGTGACGGGTGACCGGGCCGAGCTCGGGAACTGGAACACCTCCGTCGCCCCGAAGCTGGACCCGGCGGCCTACCCGGTGTGGAAGCTCGACGTCACGCTCCCGCCCGGCACGTCCTTCTCGTACAAGTACGTGCGCAAGGACGCCTCCGGGAACGTCACCTGGGAGAGCGGCGCCAACCGCTCCGCCACCGTTCCCGCGAGCGGTCGGGTCACGTTGACCGACACCTGGCGCAACTGACCCCGCCCCCGAACCAGGGTCGCCCGGCACCTCACTCCCCGCCACCGCCGGGCGGCCCTCGTCCCACGCAGACACGTGACCGAGGAGTCCTTGCCTTGATACGCCCCGCCGCGGGAGTGATCGCCGCCACCCTGGCCGTGACGCTCCTGCCCGCCCTCCCGGCGTCGGCCGCCTCCCGGCCGCCGGCCCCGCCCTCGGACGCCGCGCTGGCCGCCGAGCCGGCCCGCCACGACCTGACCCGGGAGCAGTTCTACTTCGTGCTCCCGGACCGGTTCGCGAACGGCGATCCGCGCAACGACCGGGGCGGGTTGACCGGCTCCCGGCTGGAGACCGGTCTGGATCCGACGGACAAGGGCTTCTACCAGGGCGGTGACCTCAAGGGGCTGACGGACCGGCTGGACTACATCAAGGGGCTCGGCACGACGGCCATCTGGATGGCGCCGATCTTCAAGAACCAGCCGGTGCAGGGCGCGGGAGCCGACGTCTCGGCCGGCTACCACGGCTATTGGATCACCGACTTCACGCAGGTGGACCCGCACTTCGGCACCAACGCCGACCTGGAGCGGCTGATCGACAAGGCGCACGGGAAGGGGATGAAGGTCTTCTTCGACGTCATCACCAACCACACCGCGGACGTCGTCGATTACCGCGAGGCCTCGCGCGGCTACCTCTCCAAGGGCGCCTTCCCGTACCTGACCAGGGACGGGGTGCCCTTCGACGACTCGGAGTACGCCGACGGGAAGCGGAAGTTCCCGGCGACGGACGCCGATTCCTTCCCGCGGACCCCCGTCGTGCCCGCGGCGAAGAAGAAGGTCAAGGTCCCGGCCTGGCTCAACGATCCGTCGATGTACCACAACCGGGGCGACTCCACCTTCGCCGGCGAGTCCTCCGAGCAGGGTGACTTCTCCGGCCTCGACGACCTGTGGACCGAGCGTCCCGAGGTGGTCGACGGGATGGAGAAGATCTACGAGAAGTGGGTCCGGGACTTCGACATCGACGGCTTCCGGATCGACACGGTCAAGCACGTCAACACCGGGTTCTGGACGCAGTGGGCCACGGCCCTGGACGCGTACGCGGCCAAGCGGGGCCGCGAGGACTTCTTCATGTTCGGCGAGGTGTACTCCGCCGACACCGCCGTCACCTCCCCGTACGTGACCCGGGGCCGGCTCGACGCGACCCTCGACTTCCCGCTCCAGGACGCGATCCGCGCGTACGCCTCCCAGGGCGCGGGGGCCTCGCGGCTGGGCTCGGTGCTGGCCGACGACCACCGGTACACCACCGACAAGGCGAACGCCTACGAGCAGGTCACCTTCCTCGGCAACCACGACATGGGCCGCTTCGGGGCCTTCCTGAAGCAGGACCGGCCGCAGGCGGGGGAGCGGGAGCTGCTGGACCGCTACCGGCTGGCCAACGAGTTGATGTTCCTCTCCCGGGGCAATCCGGTGATCTACTCCGGTGACGAGCAGGGCTTCACGGGCGCCGGCGGTGACAAGGACGCCCGGCAGCCCCTGTTCGCCTCGCGGACCGCCGACTACCTGGACGACGACCAGCTCGGCACGGCGCGTACCCACGCGAGCGACGCCTACGATCCGGAGCACCCGCTCTACCAGCAGATCAGTGCTCTCGCGAAGCTGACCCGGGACCACCCGGCCCTGCGGGACGGCGTCCAGAGCGCGCGCCTGGACACCGACTCCGTCCACGCGGTCGCCCGGACCGACGTCCGTACCCGTACCGAGTACCTGGTGGCCTCGAACAACGCGACCGGCCCCCGCACCGTGGAGCTCGACGCGCCGGCCGGCGCCGGTTACCGCACCCTGTACGGCGGCACCTCCCCGTACGCCGGCACCGTCCGGGCGTCCGCCGCCGGCAAGCTCACGGTCACCGTCCCCGCGCTGGGCTCGGTGGTCCTGCGGGCCACCGCCCCCCTCGCCCCGCCCGTGACCGGGCCGTCCCTGACCCTGAAGGCCCCGGCCGCCGGCGCCACCGGCACCGTCGAACTGTCCGCCGAGGCCACCGGGGGCTCCCTGAACCGGGTCGTCTTCGCCGCCCAGGCCGGCGCCGGGAAGTGGCAGGTCCTCGGCTCGGCCGACCACGCCCCGTACCGGGTCACCCAGCACGTCACGGCCGCGCCCGGCACCCCGCTGCGCTACAAGGCGGTCGTCGTCGACTCCGCCGGTCGCACCGCGAGCGCCCTCGCCGAGTCCGTCGCCGGCCAGGCCCCGCCCGTGGAGGTCCCCGGCGCGACGCAGCGCGAGTACGCGGTGGTGCACTACAACCGGCCCGACGGCGACTACGCGAACTGGCGGCTGTACGCCTGGGGCGACATCGCCGAGGGCGAGGCCACGCCCTGGCCCGAGGGCCACGCGTTCACCGGCCGTGACGCGTACGGGGCCTTCGCGTACGTCCGGTTGAAGCCCGGCGCCTCCTCGGTGAACTATCTGGTCATCGACAGGGACGGGAACAAGGACGTCGCCGCGGACCGCGCCGTCGACGTGACGAGGACCGGCGAGATCTGGCTCGAACAGGGCAAGGAGGCGGCCCGCACCGAACGCCCCGCCCAACCGCCGCAGGACACCACCAAGGCCGTCCTGCACTACCAGCGCCCCGACGGCGCGTACGACGGCTGGGGCCTGCACGTCTGGGCCGGCGCCGCGAACCCCACCGACTGGTCGAAGCCCCTACAGCCCACCCGCACCGACTCCTACGGCGCGGTGTACGAGGTCCCGCTCGCCGAAGGCGCCCAGAGCCTGAGCTACATCCTCCACAAGGGCGACGAGAAGGACCTGCCCTCCGACCAGTCGCTGGACCTGAAGGCCACGGGCCACGAGGTGTGGATGCTCGGCGGCAAGGAGCGCTACCTCCTCCCGCAGCCCGCCGGTTCGGCCGCAGCCCTTGACCTCAGCAAGGCCGAGGCCGTCTGGATCGACCGCGACACCGTGGCCTGGAAGGCCCCCGAGGCCGCCGCCTCCCTCCAGCTCCTCGCCTCCCGCGAGGGCCGCATCACCGTCGACGACGGACGGCTGAAGGAGGAGGGCGCCGCCTGGCTGCGCCTGAACCGCTCCGAACTCACCGCCGCCCAGAAGAAGAAGTTCCCGCACCTGGCCTCGTACGCCGCCTTCACCGTCGACGCCCGCGACCGCGACCGGGTCCGCGAGGCCCTGCGCGGCCAGCTCGTCGCGAGCGCCCGCGCCGCGAACGGCGCCGTCCTCGCGGCCACCGGCGTGCAACTCGCCGGCGTCCTCGACGACCTGTACGCCAACACGGCCCCGCTCGGCCCCGTCTTCAAGGACGGCCGTCCCACCCTCTCCGTCTGGGCCCCCACCGCCCGGAAGGTCTCCCTCGAACTCGACGGCCGTACCGTCGCCATGCGGCGCGACGACGCCACCGGCGTCTGGTCCGTGCGCGGCGAGCGGAGCTGGACCGGCAAGCCGTACCGCTACGACGTCACCGTCTGGGCCCCGAGCACCCGCCGGATGGTCCGCAACCTGGTCACCGACCCGTACTCCACCGCCCTGACCACCGACTCCGCCCGCAGCCTGGCCGTGGACCTCACCGACCCGAAGCTCGCCCCGACCGGCTGGCGGAACCTCAAGAAGCCCGCGCCCGTCCCCTTCACCTCCGCGCAGATCCAGGAACTCCACGTCCGGGACTTCTCCGTCGCGGACCGCACCACCACCCACCCCGGCCAGTACCTGGCCTTCACCGACACCGGCTCGGCCGGCATGCGGCACCTGCGCGACCTCGCCGCCGCCGGCACCTCCTACGTCCACCTGCTGCCGGCCTTCGACATCGGCACCATCCCGGAGAAGCCCGCCGACCGCACCGAACCCGCCTGCGACCTGAAGGCGTACGCCCCCGACAGCGAACAGCAGCAGGCCTGCGTCGGCGCCTCCGCCGCGAAGGACGCCTACAACTGGGGCTACGACCCGCTGCACTACACCGTGCCGGAGGGCTCCTACGCGAGCGACCCGAACGGCACCGCCCGCACGGTCGAGTTCCGCAGGATGGTCCAGTCGCTGAACGGCGCCGGACTGCGCACGGTCATGGACGTGGTCTACAACCACACCGTGGCCGCCGGACAGTCGGACCGGTCGGTCCTCGACCGGATCGTGCCCGGCTACTACCAGCGGCTGCTGCCCGACGGCGCCGTGGCCACCTCCACCTGCTGCGCCAACACCGCCCCCGAGAACGCCATGATGGGCCGGCTCGTCGTCGACTCGATCGTCACCTGGGCCAGGGAGTACAAGGTCGACGGCTTCCGCTTCGACCTCATGGGGCACCACCCGAAGGACAACATCCTGGCCGTGCGCAAGGCCCTCGACGGGCTGACCCTCGCCAAGGACGGGGTCGACGGCAAGCGGATC of the Streptomyces sp. NBC_01426 genome contains:
- a CDS encoding carbohydrate-binding module family 20 domain-containing protein, with the protein product MPARAVSAARTARVTTLFAATALVAASFTVQAPRAVAATPGAKDVTAVLFEWRFDSVARACTDSLGPAGYGYVQVSPPQEHIQGDQWWSSYQPVSYKIAGRLGDRTAFKGMVDTCHAAGVKVVADSVINHMAAADGTGTGGSSYTKYGYPGLYSGADMDDCRATISNYQDRGNVQNCELVQLADLDTGEDYVRGRIAGYLNDLLSLGVDGFRIDAAKHMPAADLANIKSRLSNPSAYWKQEAIFGAGEAVSPSEYLGNGDVQEFRYARDLKRVFQSENLAHLKNLGEAWGYMPSGQSAVFVDNHDTERGGDTLSYKDGSAYTLANVFMLAWPYGSPDVHSGYEWSQKDAGPPNGGSVKACYADGWKCQHAWREISSMVAFRNAARGQSVTDWWDNGGDQIAFGRGAKAYVALNHEGSALTRTFQTSLPAGGYCDVQSGRTVTVDSAGRFTATLGAGSAVALHVNARTCAGGTTPPPAAEAGASFGVNASTVLGQNIHVTGDRAELGNWNTSVAPKLDPAAYPVWKLDVTLPPGTSFSYKYVRKDASGNVTWESGANRSATVPASGRVTLTDTWRN
- the pulA gene encoding pullulanase-type alpha-1,6-glucosidase, whose translation is MIRPAAGVIAATLAVTLLPALPASAASRPPAPPSDAALAAEPARHDLTREQFYFVLPDRFANGDPRNDRGGLTGSRLETGLDPTDKGFYQGGDLKGLTDRLDYIKGLGTTAIWMAPIFKNQPVQGAGADVSAGYHGYWITDFTQVDPHFGTNADLERLIDKAHGKGMKVFFDVITNHTADVVDYREASRGYLSKGAFPYLTRDGVPFDDSEYADGKRKFPATDADSFPRTPVVPAAKKKVKVPAWLNDPSMYHNRGDSTFAGESSEQGDFSGLDDLWTERPEVVDGMEKIYEKWVRDFDIDGFRIDTVKHVNTGFWTQWATALDAYAAKRGREDFFMFGEVYSADTAVTSPYVTRGRLDATLDFPLQDAIRAYASQGAGASRLGSVLADDHRYTTDKANAYEQVTFLGNHDMGRFGAFLKQDRPQAGERELLDRYRLANELMFLSRGNPVIYSGDEQGFTGAGGDKDARQPLFASRTADYLDDDQLGTARTHASDAYDPEHPLYQQISALAKLTRDHPALRDGVQSARLDTDSVHAVARTDVRTRTEYLVASNNATGPRTVELDAPAGAGYRTLYGGTSPYAGTVRASAAGKLTVTVPALGSVVLRATAPLAPPVTGPSLTLKAPAAGATGTVELSAEATGGSLNRVVFAAQAGAGKWQVLGSADHAPYRVTQHVTAAPGTPLRYKAVVVDSAGRTASALAESVAGQAPPVEVPGATQREYAVVHYNRPDGDYANWRLYAWGDIAEGEATPWPEGHAFTGRDAYGAFAYVRLKPGASSVNYLVIDRDGNKDVAADRAVDVTRTGEIWLEQGKEAARTERPAQPPQDTTKAVLHYQRPDGAYDGWGLHVWAGAANPTDWSKPLQPTRTDSYGAVYEVPLAEGAQSLSYILHKGDEKDLPSDQSLDLKATGHEVWMLGGKERYLLPQPAGSAAALDLSKAEAVWIDRDTVAWKAPEAAASLQLLASREGRITVDDGRLKEEGAAWLRLNRSELTAAQKKKFPHLASYAAFTVDARDRDRVREALRGQLVASARAANGAVLAATGVQLAGVLDDLYANTAPLGPVFKDGRPTLSVWAPTARKVSLELDGRTVAMRRDDATGVWSVRGERSWTGKPYRYDVTVWAPSTRRMVRNLVTDPYSTALTTDSARSLAVDLTDPKLAPTGWRNLKKPAPVPFTSAQIQELHVRDFSVADRTTTHPGQYLAFTDTGSAGMRHLRDLAAAGTSYVHLLPAFDIGTIPEKPADRTEPACDLKAYAPDSEQQQACVGASAAKDAYNWGYDPLHYTVPEGSYASDPNGTARTVEFRRMVQSLNGAGLRTVMDVVYNHTVAAGQSDRSVLDRIVPGYYQRLLPDGAVATSTCCANTAPENAMMGRLVVDSIVTWAREYKVDGFRFDLMGHHPKDNILAVRKALDGLTLAKDGVDGKRIVLYGEGWNFGEVADDARFVQATQKNMAGTGIATFSDRSRDAVRGGGPFDEDPGVQGFASGLFTAPNSSPANGTPEEQRARLLHAQDLIKVGLTGNLASYAFTDTTGRRIKGSELDYNGAPAGYAAAPGDALAYADAHDNESLYDALTLKLPKGTPEADKARMQVLAMATATLSQGPALSQAGTDLLRSKSLDRNSFDSGDWFNAIHWDCRDGNGFGRGLPPAADNQPKWPYAKPLLTGPGAGCPEITGTSAAHRDLLRIRTTEPAFALTTADAVQSAIGFPLSGTAETPGVITMTAGDLVVVFNATPGVQSQRVADLAGRGYALHPIQAAGSDATVKGSAYDTRTGRFTVPARTVAVFKRG